Part of the Rhizobium viscosum genome is shown below.
CGTTCGCCTCGAAGACCATATCTACATGAGCGAAGACGGCCCACACTGGTTTACGACGCCGGCGGAAAATCCTTACGCGGTCTAACCCGGCTATCAGGTTCCCTATGCCAGCCGTGAAGTGCCAATTGCCCGTGGCTGGCCGGCCGCGAAAAGCGTATCCATGCCGTACCGCCCTATACGCGCGTCGAACCGCTTGTCTTCGACGATGTGCCTTATCGGGTCGAGGACCATGCTGACAATATTTGTCACCGAAGCGGCGTAACAGGCTACTTTATGAACGAACTGCCGCTTTATGAACGAACTGCCGCAGGACGATGGCTCCTCCACCTTCGAGGTTTCCGACAGGCAGTACGGCGTCAAGCATATCCGCAAGCGGGATGGCGAAGCCGTCGCTATCGGCGAAACCTATTACAAGGCGCCCGCGCCAAGGGCGCGCAGATCCAGGATGGAGCAGAAGATGTGGCTGAGTGATTTCGAAATCGTGCTGCGCGATAGGGTTATACCGCG
Proteins encoded:
- a CDS encoding alpha-D-ribose 1-methylphosphonate 5-phosphate C-P-lyase PhnJ, which codes for MHAVPPYTRVEPLVFDDVPYRVEDHADNICHRSGVTGYFMNELPLYERTAAGRWLLHLRGFRQAVRRQAYPQAGWRSRRYRRNLLQGARAKGAQIQDGAEDVAE